The sequence below is a genomic window from Falsibacillus pallidus.
TTGCATTTGCGGCTGCGTGCAATTCCTATGGCCGGACATGTGTCGGCCTTTCCACCACTGTCAACTTTATGTCTGCCGGACAAAAAGGGGCTGTATTGCGTGCTGAAGCTGTTGAAGAAAAGAAAAACTATCGGACAGCCTGGTACAACATCAAAGTATTCTCGGGCGATGAATTGATCGCCTCCATGGAAGCTATGGCTTATCGGAAAGATCATTATTTTGTTCCATAAAAAGGGCGCATTCCCAAACCGGAATGCGCCCCTTTCACATGCATTACCACTAGAAATCTTTATCAATTAAATAAACTAACCACCATCGCAGCCAATGTCAAGATTGCCATCCCGCCGATTAGGATATATCCAATAAGGCGGATCCCTTTTGGCAATGATCCGACTTTTGAATAGTCCTTTGGCGGGTTCCCTTCTGCTCTCAGCAAATCT
It includes:
- a CDS encoding PaaI family thioesterase; the encoded protein is MKQLGDSERHHQYKEEIFSVFEKEPYASSMGIRLVEIGEGSSVAELKTADHMVNSHGTIHGAVIFALADFAFAAACNSYGRTCVGLSTTVNFMSAGQKGAVLRAEAVEEKKNYRTAWYNIKVFSGDELIASMEAMAYRKDHYFVP